A region from the Raphanus sativus cultivar WK10039 unplaced genomic scaffold, ASM80110v3 Scaffold4303, whole genome shotgun sequence genome encodes:
- the LOC130507305 gene encoding uncharacterized protein LOC130507305 isoform X2: protein MGQDYSYSQPSSSSNSVDITSLIEAEAQLYADEAESSHFNAEPLQYQPQPECDDGIPRSCYCGAEPVVGYSTTRKDPYRRYFTCNNAEDGDCHVWKWWDVAVIEEMRDIQRELRELKGALNESEQKVVVLEKTVTEFSKKKPGVKLMVSTLVLTGLVLLILVGILLKASKDSGGPRLFLK, encoded by the exons ATGGGGCAAGATTACAGTTACAGCCAgccatcttcatcatcaaactCTGTAGACATAACCTCCCTGATTGAAGCAGAAGCTCAGCTGTACGCGGATGAAGCTGAGAGTAGCCACTTCAATGCAGAGCCGCTTCAGTACCAACCGCAACCAGAGTGTGATGATGGAATCCCTAGAAGCTGCTACTGTGGTGCGGAGCCAGTTGTCGGCTACTCTACAACTCGTAAAGACCCATACAGACGTTACTTCACGTGCAACAATGCTGAAGATGGTGACTGCCACGTTTGGAAATGGTGGGACGTGGCAGTGATAGAGGAGATGAGGGACATTCAGCGGGAGCTTAGGGAGCTTAAGGGTGCACTTAACGAGAGTGAGCAGAAGGTTGTTGTCCTCGAGAAGACAGTAACCGAGTTTTCAAAGAAGAAACCAGGAGTGAAGCTAATGGTCTCTACCTTAGTTTTAACCGGGTTGGTGTTACTTATTCTAGTTG GAATATTACTCAAGGCTTCAAAGGACAGTGGCGGACCTCGCTTGTTTCTGAAATAA
- the LOC130507305 gene encoding uncharacterized protein LOC130507305 isoform X1, which yields MGQDYSYSQPSSSSNSVDITSLIEAEAQLYADEAESSHFNAEPLQYQPQPECDDGIPRSCYCGAEPVVGYSTTRKDPYRRYFTCNNAEDGDCHVWKWWDVAVIEEMRDIQRELRELKGALNESEQKVVVLEKTVTEFSKKKPGVKLMVSTLVLTGNITQGFKGQWRTSLVSEIRLSWSRVH from the exons ATGGGGCAAGATTACAGTTACAGCCAgccatcttcatcatcaaactCTGTAGACATAACCTCCCTGATTGAAGCAGAAGCTCAGCTGTACGCGGATGAAGCTGAGAGTAGCCACTTCAATGCAGAGCCGCTTCAGTACCAACCGCAACCAGAGTGTGATGATGGAATCCCTAGAAGCTGCTACTGTGGTGCGGAGCCAGTTGTCGGCTACTCTACAACTCGTAAAGACCCATACAGACGTTACTTCACGTGCAACAATGCTGAAGATGGTGACTGCCACGTTTGGAAATGGTGGGACGTGGCAGTGATAGAGGAGATGAGGGACATTCAGCGGGAGCTTAGGGAGCTTAAGGGTGCACTTAACGAGAGTGAGCAGAAGGTTGTTGTCCTCGAGAAGACAGTAACCGAGTTTTCAAAGAAGAAACCAGGAGTGAAGCTAATGGTCTCTACCTTAGTTTTAACCGG GAATATTACTCAAGGCTTCAAAGGACAGTGGCGGACCTCGCTTGTTTCTGAAATAAG